Proteins from one Crocosphaera sp. UHCC 0190 genomic window:
- a CDS encoding DUF2231 domain-containing protein, protein MNEALIKQLGLNLGANGLPYEFPFHPILVHFTLGLFIIAVIFDWAATMFFLAKPVLRFLGLRARRANFYDLGWYNLVAAAVITFFTVTAGFFEMMLAQPSVSQKSSWGLGAGTTMILHGVGGVLLLAAIAILTVWRGYQRYHWRKNQIRQVQWSYLWIGLLMLFILFIHGTLGAQLGDEFAFHNTAAGLLRNGQNPNQFLQ, encoded by the coding sequence TAAATTTGGGGGCCAATGGTTTACCCTACGAGTTTCCTTTTCACCCGATTTTAGTTCACTTTACTTTAGGACTATTTATTATTGCGGTGATTTTTGATTGGGCAGCAACCATGTTTTTTTTGGCCAAACCAGTCTTAAGATTTCTGGGTTTGCGGGCAAGAAGAGCTAATTTTTATGATTTAGGTTGGTATAACTTAGTTGCGGCTGCCGTTATTACCTTTTTTACGGTGACAGCAGGTTTTTTTGAAATGATGCTGGCCCAACCCTCTGTTTCTCAAAAAAGTAGTTGGGGTTTGGGAGCAGGGACAACCATGATTTTACATGGGGTAGGGGGGGTTTTATTGTTGGCTGCGATCGCAATTTTAACGGTATGGCGAGGTTATCAGCGTTATCATTGGCGTAAAAATCAAATTAGACAGGTGCAGTGGAGTTATTTATGGATAGGATTGTTGATGTTGTTTATACTCTTTATTCATGGAACCCTAGGAGCGCAATTGGGGGATGAGTTTGCCTTTCATAACACAGCAGCAGGTTTGTTGCGAAACGGTCAAAATCCTAATCAATTTCTTCAATAA